The genomic stretch TGCGGCAGTTTGCGTCCGCTGAGCATCTCGGCCGATTCGGCGGCGTTGATCGCTTGCTGTTCACGCATCAGTTGCGGCGCGAGGGATTCGGCATCATCGATGCCCGCGTCGCGCAGGCGCCCGATCAATCGACTTAGGAGCAGTGGGCCGGGTTGGTCCGCCACCGCGCCGAGAATCTGCCCCAGCCAGCGGCGCGCAAAGCCGATCTGCTCGTCGAGCGAGTGCTCGCGCATCCATTCGGCGATGTACAAGACGCCGAAGCCCATGTGCCGGCTCTCGTCGCGGGTGATGAGCGTGACGATTTGTTTGAGCAGTGGGTTGCGCGCGTACCGCACCAGTCCCTCGAAGATGGTCATGGCGAAGCTTTCGAGGAAGAACTGCTCGGTGGCGACCAGTTCGAGCGGGTCGCTGGCGGCGAGCAACGCGTCGAACATCATTTCAGTGCCGATATCGATGTCGTCGATCGGCTCGTTCATCTTCTCGATGAACCGGCGGTAGGCGAGGTGATGGCGAGCCTCATCCATGGCTTGGGCGACGGCGTGATTGCGGTAGTCTTCTTGCCGGAGCGAGAGGGCGAGCTTGGCGCAGACGTCCTGGGCGACGCTCTCACCGACTTGCAGGATGTTGAGGATGCGGCCGACGCCGCGGCGGGTGACACGGATTCTCACGCTCTCGGGCAACGCGCGAAAGGTGGCGGTTTGGCCAAACGGGTTCCAGTCATAGTCGACCAGCGGGTCGTCAGGTGCGAGTGGTTGGGTCCAGTCCACGTCGTTCTCGATGTCCCAGTCAGCCGAGTGCGCCTTGGCGAAGAGGGCGTTGATCCCAGGATGCCCGCTGTTGTGGAGGGAGAGCAATTCACGTGTCCGCATTGTGTCGTCCTCCGCGCGTTGGTGTGTGTGAGTTACAGCGCCGCCAAGGTCGTTGCAACCGGAACGTGTGCAACCCGAACCTTGCCGACGGCCCGTGCTTGTCTTAGTATTCGCCGCCAAATCAGGATCATGACACCGAGTAGAGGAGCGCATTGCGATGGGTGAGTTTATTCGTGTGGCAGCTCCCGCTGACATCCCGGCGGGGCAGGGGCGGACCTTCGAGGTGAACGGAAAGAAGGTGGCCGTCTTCAACTGTGACGGCGAATTCTATGCGATCGATGACACGTGCAAGCACCGCGGTGGGCCGCTCGGCGACGGCGATCTGGACGGCTGCATTGTGGCGTGCCCGTGGCACGGGTGGACGTACGATGTGACCACCGGTGTGTCGCCCGACGACCCCGACGCCGCTGTCGATCGATACGAAGTGAAAGTCGATGCCGACGGGGTACACGTGGCCGTCTGACGCGGAAGCTACCCGCGCCCGGTCCGTTATCCTGGTCGGCGGTGGAGAGAAGGTGCCTTAGCCGCGATGCACGATGAAGCCGTGCGTCGGGTCGTAGGGAGAGACGGCGACGGTGACGCGGTCGCCGGGGATCACCTTGATGTGGAATCGCCGCAAGCGACCGCTGATGCGAGCGGTGAATTGACGGCCCTTCTCGCCCTGCACGCGGAACTGGCCCCCGGCCAGCGATTCCATCACCGTGCCTTGGAACTGAATCAGATCGTCCTTCGCCACGCTGTGGGCTCCTCCTTAGGAGACCGGGCCGCGTACGCGCAGCACGCGGGCGGCTTGCCGGCGGCGGCGTCGAATCGCTTCGCGGGTCTTGCGGCGTTTGCGATCGCCGGGCTTCTCGTAGTGTTCGTGCCGCTTGAGATCCTTGAGCAGGCCCTCGCGCATCACCAGTTTTTTGAAGGTTCGTAGAGCCGACTCGACACCGCGATCGTCGACGACCACGGTGAGCGCCTGCGAGCGGCGCACCGGCGAGTGAGAGGCATCGTTGCCTCGATGACTGTGCGACGGTGCGTCTTCACGCAGCTCGCTGGTTTCTCCCATATCGTTCATCCTCCCTTGCGGCACCGGGTTGTTACCGGCGCCGGATTCAATTGCTTCGGTCGGTGCCCGCGCTCGCTTGTCCGAAAACGAATCGCGCCGCCGCAGGGCAAACACGCGCGACCGGGAACCACTCCTCACCACACTGCGCGTAACGGTCTCCAGCTTGCAGCCTCAGGCGCACCGCCTGACAGCATGCTGGGCGTTGCCAAAAAACACCGCGCTACATAGCAGTAGCGCTACCCGGAGTCGAGGCCGGCATGTCGGCGAGCCGGCCGAGTGCGAACGCTAGTGGCGCGGGCCGCCACGGGGGCCGCCGCGGCCCGCCCCCGGGTCGCGTT from Deltaproteobacteria bacterium encodes the following:
- a CDS encoding Rieske 2Fe-2S domain-containing protein — protein: MGEFIRVAAPADIPAGQGRTFEVNGKKVAVFNCDGEFYAIDDTCKHRGGPLGDGDLDGCIVACPWHGWTYDVTTGVSPDDPDAAVDRYEVKVDADGVHVAV
- the infA gene encoding translation initiation factor IF-1; translation: MAKDDLIQFQGTVMESLAGGQFRVQGEKGRQFTARISGRLRRFHIKVIPGDRVTVAVSPYDPTHGFIVHRG
- a CDS encoding ferritin-like domain-containing protein — translated: MRTRELLSLHNSGHPGINALFAKAHSADWDIENDVDWTQPLAPDDPLVDYDWNPFGQTATFRALPESVRIRVTRRGVGRILNILQVGESVAQDVCAKLALSLRQEDYRNHAVAQAMDEARHHLAYRRFIEKMNEPIDDIDIGTEMMFDALLAASDPLELVATEQFFLESFAMTIFEGLVRYARNPLLKQIVTLITRDESRHMGFGVLYIAEWMREHSLDEQIGFARRWLGQILGAVADQPGPLLLSRLIGRLRDAGIDDAESLAPQLMREQQAINAAESAEMLSGRKLPHLLKSARRAGLLRPDITAALGVQNHPLVRVALQSSLADDSGWIPARRSRD
- the rpsU gene encoding 30S ribosomal protein S21 is translated as MGETSELREDAPSHSHRGNDASHSPVRRSQALTVVVDDRGVESALRTFKKLVMREGLLKDLKRHEHYEKPGDRKRRKTREAIRRRRRQAARVLRVRGPVS